The genomic window TCAGCTTGCACAGCccttcttggtctcgacTACGCTCGCCTTTGTCCAGTCTTACGCAGATAGCGACGAGGACCAAGCTCACGACACAGAACAACCCGTTGTTTACGGTTGGGGGTTGGTGGGCGCCTACGCCTTTATCTACCTTGGCATGGCCCTTTCAGAGGGTCAATTTTGGCACACCTCGTCGCAACTCATGGCCAAAGTGCGTGGTGCCTATGTGGAAGCCATCTACCGCAAAAGTCTCAATCTCCACGCGCGGGTTGCCCAGATTAGTGGCGGTGGCAAGGCCGCCAATCTGATGAGCGTAGACACCGAACGCATCGTTGATGCAATCGATGTCATTCATGAAATCTGGAGCGGATGCATTACAATCGCTGTTGGCATTTATCTACTGTACGCTCAGCTCGGTATCGTCTTTCTGGCTTCCATCGTGTCTGTCGTAATCTGCTTCATCTTGACTCCCCTTACTAGTCGAGGAATGGGCACAAAGCAAGGCAATTGGAGTGCATTCACGGACGAACGAGTCGACCTCACCACTAGCATCATCTCGGACATTAAAGGGGCCAAGCTTTCGGCCTACGAGGATGTTCTCCATGCAAAAGTCTGCAGAGCCCGCGCCAAGGAGCTCTCTGCACGCAGCACGTTGATGAAGCAGGTCACGGGAGTCATCACCTTCACCAACTCTGCTGGCGAAATGATGGGCTTTTTCACCTTTGTCActctcatcgtcgtcgacagACTGTCTGGATCGAACCAATTCGATTTGAACACCGTCTTTACCACCTTGACCATCTTCCTACTCATCCGAAGGCCACTGTTTCAGCTCGGACAGCAATACGCCTCTCTTCTACAGGCGCGGTCCAGCATGGAACGTATCCAAACCTTCCTCACCAGCGAGGAAAAACCCGATGTCCGGTCTGCCATAGGCGAAGACATGAATGCTGGCTCTGCTGCCCCGACTGGAAGCGATGGCCAAGCACTTCGTCATGCCGCCATTTTCAAAAACGCAAGCTTGGGCTGGGCCGAGGAAACTGTGCTCGCCAACGTCAATATTGAAATCCCTGCTGGCAAGCTGACAATGGTCTGCGGCCAGCTGGGTCAAGGAAAATCAACCTTGCTACTAGCCTTGCTCGGGGAATGCGATCTGCTAGCAGGGgaacagcagctgccatTGCTCGCGACACGTGTTGCCTACGTCAGCCAAGACATATGGCTGCAGGAGAAATGTTCCATTCGCGACAATATTGTCTTTGCCACTGGCGATTATAACGAGGACCTTTACTTCCAAGCACTTCGAGCATGTGCTCTTACAGAAGACATCGAAAGACTGCCCGAAGGCGATGCAACACATGTTGATGCGCTGAGCGGCGGGCAGCGTCAAAGAGTTGCCGTAGCTCGTGCTGTGTACAGCGGTGCCGAAGCATATGTCCTCGACGACATCACTAGCGCTTtggatgccgagacggcTGCTCATATGTGGCGTGCTCTTATGGGACCTGTCGGTCTTTTGAAGGGCAAAACAACCGTGATGGCCACAAATGCTATCCATCTGCTTCATCATGCCCAGTTGGTCATTCGCATCGATGCAGGCAAGATTGCAGAGTCGGGTAGATTCGAAACGCTCTCGCTCAAAGGCAAAGACGCTATGTCTCGCCACAGCCTGGAATCACAACGGGTTCTCGCCCCCGAGGGCGAGAGTGCCTTGCAGCCAGGCTCGAACGACGATCACGAAGACATTCTTACCGGCTCCGTCGGTCTCAAGACGTACGAAACGTGGCTGAATGCCGCTGGCCGCGGCAAAGTCGTTGTTTTCCTCGTTTTTTGCGCCCTCACGACCGGCACCCTGCTAGGCACACCGTACTACCTACAGGCGTGGGCCCAAGCCCAGCAAGAACATCGTTTCCGCCACTGGGTTGCTTGGACAGTAGGCTATCTCCTCCTGCCGcctgcagccgcagcttTCCTTGCCACGGGTTTTTGGATCTTCTGTGTCAACTGTGCCGAATCGGCAGGGAATCGTCTCCATGATGCCCAACTCAAGGCCGTCTTGTCGGCGCCCATCTCGTTCTTCACCCAGTGCACCACAGGGCAAGTCACCAATCGTTTCTCTCAAGATCTTTTCCACATTGACCAGACGTTTGTCTTTGCGATCATCAATACAGTCGGTGTTCTCATGATGTTGCTCGGTTCCCTGGTCACAATGATCGTCGCGACACCGTACCTTGCCGTCTTGGTGATAGTGATGTTTGTCGCTTCCTGGGCGATACAACGCCTCTATGTTCCCTCTAGTCGTCAGCTGCGCAGACTGGAGATGGCAACCAAAAGCCCGCTGTACTCCGCCTTTGCCGAGACGTCTGTGCCCGCAGGCTTAGCCACAGTGCGCGCACTCCAGCGCGATAGAGCCTTGTTAGAGCGCAACACGGCATTGCTCAATGTCTCTCAGAGGCCCTACTATCATCTCTTTACCGTCCGCAGATGGCTTCAGGTttggcttcttcttctcacCACGATCACCAACATCGCCTTGGTTCTACTGGCGGTCGTGTTACGCCATTCGTCGCACGCAGGAGTGCTCGGTGTTGCACTGGTACAGGCAACCTCATTGGGCGCTTCGCTGAATCAATTCATCGTCAACCTTACCGAAGTCGAAATCGCCGGCGTCGCCCTCGAACGCGTCCGCGATTTCTGCCTTGTCGAGCCTGAAGAACGCTCTGCCGCTGTCGAGAAGCTGCCTAACGCTAAACAGGAGGCCGAGTTGACGATCGAGGGAAGGGTAAGCTTCAACAAAGTCTCAGTCTCCTACGGCGCAAATCTCAAGCCCTCCCTGCACGAGCTCAGTTTTGAGCTATCGGCAGGGAATCGGCTGGGTATCGTTGGCCGGAGCGGGTCCGGAAAGAGTACTGTGCTTATGGCACTATTTAGGATGATCTCGATGCGAGCCGGCACGATCCTGCTCGATGGAGTTGACATTTCGCAGATACCCATGAAGAAACTCCGGTCTGCTATGACTATCATCCCGCAGACGCCTCTTCTGCTTGCCGCCAGCATCCGCGAGAACCTCGATCCAGACCTAAAGTGCTCGGACGATGAAATTTGGTCGGCGCTCCACGTCTGTCACCTAACCGAGTTTGTGAAGAAACAGCCAAAccagctcgaacagctccTCCTGACAGGAGACACATATATCAGTACGGGTCAGAGACAACTCCTGGCGTTGGCACGAGCATTACTGcggaaaaaaaaaatccTTGTTCTCGACGAAGCCACGAGCGCAATGGATGTTGAAACGGAAAAGACGGTGCAAGCTGTGCTGGCAACGAAATTTGCCAACTGCACTGTGATTGCGGTCGCTCATCGAATCGCCACCGTCATCGCATTCGATCAGATCATCTGTATGGCCAACGGTCAAGTTGTCGAGTCAGGAGCCCCACACGAGCTCCTCCGAGCCCGGGGCGAGTTCTGGGCTCTGGCTGCCGAGCAGAAGTGCGTGTACGAGATGAAACCCAACTCGAAGAGATAGCGTGCCAGATCGGGATCAACAGCGAGGGACACAATGGCAGAAACGTACGACAAGCTGCGCCGGTCAATAGAAAGGCGACGTGCCACATGGGACCTAAACTACAATGTATCATCGCGTCATAACATAGAATATGATCGCCCCAACGTCTACCCGCTCTAGCTTTCAATAGCAGACACTACTGCCTGAAGACCTCCTTACCCTGCAAGAATCTTGCAATATCTTGGAGCCGTTTCCCGCTCCTTGTTGGACCTGATTTTGACACATCATTTTTTTGGCTCTGATAGCCACAAAGAAGAGCGACATGTCTTCGCAAAAAGTCACAACTGTGTCGTGAGAAAGGGCAGGTGGTGCTGACGGTCAGACCTTCCATGTTTGAGCAAGCGAAGCGTCCCTTTGTGAGTCAATACTGTACATTTTTACATGTACAGAGGTTCATCAGGCTCTCGGTTGGAGCTTCTTCACAGGGTTGAACGAATCAATTGGCATTGACAGCTTAAGAACAAGGCAATCTAACGGTGCTAATGAGGCCCATGGTCAGCAGAGACAGGAGGGCCGTAAAAACAAAGACGAGCTCGGGAAAATGAAGATGCAGGCCGATTCTGTAGATGTTTGCATTGAGTATCGGACCTAGCGTGCGCATCACACTGTCACATGTGTACAAGAGCGCTACGAGATCGTCATTTGACGCCGTCGCCGGCAAGAACGCCGTTGCAAGCGCAACAATCGTTGAACTAGCACCTGACGATAGACTGAAAGCGACCAGTCCCAACGCCATGCCTGCGACACTACGCCAAAGTCCAGCGACCAGCGCAAGGGTCCAGGAGATGACGTCCATAGCTAGcgagccaagcgcaagaatGCGGTCGCTGTCGGAATCTGGGAGGCTGAGTGGCGCGGCGAGTCTGCGCTTGCGTACCCAGGCTACAATTGTTGGGAAGAGGAACATGAGGAAGAACCAGCTCATGAGACCAACGGAGCCAGATAAAAAACTGAGATCTTTGGCCTTGAAGTTGAAACGCGATTGGACGTAGACAGCGTATACGTTGGTGGCAACATGAATTTCACTGGTCATCATGCTGGCGACCAACATCTTGGTGAGATTTGAGCTGGACGAAAGCAAGCGAAATGGGGTGCAGGCGCCACGAAGCTCGATCCAAAAGCTTGCGCCATGTCTTGGAGGATGGAGTGGGTCATCTAGGGATGAAAGAGCGGCGGGAGCTGCTGATGGATTCAGCGGGAGGCGCGGGATGGTCAAGCTGAGCAGGATGGTAGCGACTGAGACTGTGGCGCCGATGCGAAGAGGGAGTAGATTAATGACGAGGTCTGATCCAgtctcgagatcgagtgaCTGAAGTATCAGAGTAGAGAGTAGCATACCTGCTGAGACACTCGCAGTCAACCGAGCCAGCCATGTCGCCCGCAACTGACTGGGTACCCAGTCCAGAATGATGGTATtcgagacgatgctgaGCAGTGTGCCGCAGCCCATCAATCCCGACAAGACAGCGTCAAACAGAAGCATGTGTATGGATAAGGTTGGACTTGGGTGCCAGCCATCACGCGGCCCGTCGCTTTGCGCTTGTAATCGAATTCTTCCCGTGAAGTAAGTTACGAACCATGAATTCAGAGCGTTGAGCATTGCAGCCGCGAGCAAGGACCGTTCTCGACCAAGATGCTTGATAACAAGAGGACAGATGACCAGCGCCGAGATGCACGATGCAAAACTGTTCAGGCTGATGCTATAAGCAAAGACGTTTGAAAATCGTTCGTCTACCTGCGTCAGATGACAATTGTGCCCTGATTGGATTGACGACAAGCTTTCACCGTGGTGTTCAGCGCAGCTAAGAGCGTGCATCAGCTCGATAATCGTGGTCGATCCAACGTAGTCGGCGATAGTGGCCAGACCGTTGATTGCAAACACCATAATCAGCGGTGTGAGGTTAGCAACGATCTCCCCGGGTTGAGCCACTTCAGCGTCGTCTGACTCCTGATGCGATGGCCTCCGCGAAAGCAGAGCTTCATTTTCTCCATCATTCGTACGTTGGAGCATTGGAAAACGCAACGGCAAGGTTATTGGCTCAAGATGAACAAGGTGTGGAGCGCTAGAAATGGCTTTGCTCTGTGAATGTTATCTCGCCGAGACTGGGCTCGGTGGATGATTTCGAATACAGGCTGAGATACTGGCGAAAGGCTTGCAAGGCGGGCGACGTACTGCTTGAATCGTACTCCACGCTCCCATAGCACATGTTACTTTCCCGGGCCGCATCGACCAGAATTCTTTAGACGTGTGCTTTGCCGAAATGTGTCAACTGAAGGTTGGGTTTTGATTCCCCTGTCGCATAGGCGGCAAGTGAGAACAGACTAGTGCAGCTTAGTGTGAAAATAGCTGAAGGGTGGTAATTTCGGTGGTCTTATTTACATGAGCAACGGGACGACACCTCCCGTATTTATTTATAACCTATTTACATGACTGATACGTTCGTTTCGAATGAGCTAGGAGATTTTCCCCAAAGCCTTTCTCGAAAGTTCGCGTGCCCTAACATTTCTCGAACGTTCGCGGAATCTTACTTCAACTAAATGCCCCTTCGTTTCTCGAACGCGTAGCGCCATCTTCGCCCCATTTTCTATAATCGCATTACATTaaagaagaaaaaagaagaagcacaCTTGGCCGGAGAACGTGGGGGTATTTTATTCATAATACAGCGCGTCCGTTTCATACAGCAAATTCTTCACACGACTCGAATTCTGTGACGGTCTCCTCCTGTGTTTGATACCAGTTTCGATTGAAGGCTTTCTTCAAGCTACTTTTGCTTGTCTGAGAAACTACTATGTACTGTTCTGGGACGGGTCTTTCACCGGCACGTCGTCAAAGAAGAGACTTTCCTAGCATTCTGTTTCTGCCGATCGAATAGAGGACAATGATACTGCACTCCAAGAAGGCGGTGAATGTCGAATaagctcgagcaagctaTCGTGTCGGGTCTTTGATGATTTTCTTTATATCTGACGCCGGGCAAACCAACCGTGCAGGCCTACCGGCCAGGCCTTGCATTCTTTTTCCTATACACTGTGTCCGTAGGGCATGGTCAACAAGAGGTTTTAGTGAAAATTTAGTAGAGTAAATTGCTTCAACGATATGTGGGGACTTTTTAGCCTCAAGCAAACTCAAGTCCCTGTTGCAGAATTGGATGGTAGTATCAATGATCGCCCACTAGACTAAAGCGACGGGTAATGAGCACCCTTGTGTCTACACTAGGTGCTTTCCCGTAACGAGCGTTGGTTGGCCATGCTTGTAAGGACAGCCTCGCCTCTTATCAAACTACGACTCGAATTGAAGCGACGAGATTTGAGCTTTGGAAGGGAGACCAGCTCAATTCGCAACAATCGAGTAAAAAGGACGCTTGAACTTCGGTGTCAACGTAATCGAAGTACTTGTCGACAACACCTCTCACCATCGTTCGTCAACATCGCCGGTGTCCCAACTGCAATCTCATCGTACACGTCCGATGCTGAGCCGATGCGTGGAATTTGTCGCCATGACCGGTGGCTCTGGGGACGAGCTCAAAGAGAAGAAGGCTGTTTCCCTATGCTATACCCAAGAAGACTGGAAGACTGACGAAAGATCCACGCCAGCAGAAAGGGGGATTGACCAagcacgagctcgagtcgtcTCTGCTTCTAGAGACCCATCAGGGTGTGTCGAGGCCGAGCAACCTGCAGCTCATGCAGACATTGCATTTTCGAAGAATTTCGTCGACTGCGGTCTCGATTCGCGCTATTTGACAGCAATCACAACGAATGTCAACAACCCCTTCAGCTCCGGCGAGACGAACCACTTCGAACCACATGCAACCTTCCACACATATCTTGACAAAGCTTTCAGTCTCGATTTCTGCTCATCGTGGAGAGAAGATACTCGAGGATTCGGCAAACAAGGAGACAACCTCGATGGCGAACGGTACTGGTCTCACACCCTGGGCGATCCGATCGTTCATCTTTTAAAGTCGCAAAAGTACTCCGAGTTTCAGATTGAGCGGTTCCTTGGCTTCTTTTCCTCTCAACTGATCCAAGCTTTAGGGGAGCGCTTCGATCACAGGAAGAGTAACAACGGCTCCAAATGGTGCTCCTTGATGTGTGACGATGGTTCACCTGTCGAGATGGGTCTAGCATGGAAAGCCAAAAATGATGCTCCTCATGCACAGGTACGCTTTGCTATCGAGCctgttgatgatgacgaagTACGTCAATCGGGAACAAATCTGGGCGCCACGCACAGACTGATCCATCAGCTTCAAGAATGCGGATACCTCTCCTTCAACGGCAGGGATCTTTTCCAACGTGTCGATCAGGCCGTATCCGAAGTTTTAGACTCTAGCGATGTGGCCTCCAAGACGCAAACTCGATATATGGTCGGCTTCGATATACTTCGTCCTGACAGTGCCCTTGAGCCGTTAGTACAGATCAAAGCCTATTTCGTGCTTCCTGGCTTGTTCTCGCCCAGAACAGCAGCGGAACACGACTTGGCACAcggccagctcgagaagatACTCGAAGCCATCAAGGACGTCGCACGCGCTCCGGGGTTCACTCAGCTCAAATCGTACCTGGACACGCTTTCAGATGCTACCACAGGCCGTCCTGTCATTCTTTCGGTCGATCTTGAAGCGAACGGTAGTCCCCTAACGCATCAAGGTCTATTGGCGTTTCCCTAATGCTACCGCTCAGTGTGTTGGTTCCCACATGAATTTAGGCGGCAAATGGGCGCGTCCTATTGATGTTGGACAAACAGCCGAACGGGCGTGGTCGAAGCTCATGGCCCCTATTCCTGTGCATCACACATTGGATGAAACCGGAGACTACTATGGTGCCAAAATCGTAGATCCATTCAAGTCAACTGGAGGATCTCTATTCTACTTCGACCTCAGCTGGAAAGCACCCGATGCCCCGGAAGGACCTGCAAGACCTGCTCCATCCAAAGCATATGTTCCTGTCAGACATCTAAATGCTTCGATTGCAGGTACAGGCTGTCCAGAAGGAAATATCGTGGAGCTCGAAATCACTCGTCGCTGTGCGGATCTCCTAATTGACACTGGGCGTGTCAGAGCGGCCAGAGCGTATCTCAAAGCCCTAGCTCCATTTTGCCGTCGTTCGAACagtgacgaggaggagatCTGTCGCTTTGCTCCAGTGACTGGCACTCACACGTATGTCTGTGCAGAAGGACCACCAGACAACCCGGACATCTGTATTTATATAAGACCACTCCTTTCCCCCTGGTGAGGACATTAAAATTTTAAAGAGCCGGCTCTACACAACATCGTGTTCTCCATTTCGTACTTTGATATTGCCTTCAAGCACAATGCATGCATGTTGTCAATCGCGCTGTCTGTTCTTTTTCCCTGTAAAGCCCCGGTCATTTGCATTCAGGAAGATCCAGTTACCGGCTCTGGAAGTTGTAGTACATGAACGCGATCTCGCTGAGCACAAGAGCACCGAAGGACGCACATGATGTAGTAGCGAATTGAATATAGCACGTGATCGATTGCCAGCATAATAGGTCATGGCAATTGTCATGTTGACCAGGCCCTCAAAGCATGAGCCAATTACTGTATGGCCTCGTGAACGCAATTTAAATACCCTTACCACTTCAGTGAAGGCCAAAAACGTTGTCTCACTTCGACTTGTTGATCTTCATTCGCTCGGAAGAAGATATTCCGATTCTAGAATCGTAGGAGCCCATAATTTGAAACCTGGAACAAGACCCGAGAAAAACTTGAGAATCGTATTCAAGCACCACCGCACAAATACTGTAGTGACAGCCTTTCATGATTTGGACGATTGTGCAG from Mycosarcoma maydis chromosome 16, whole genome shotgun sequence includes these protein-coding regions:
- a CDS encoding putative ATP-binding cassette glutathione S-conjugate transporter gives rise to the protein MRTCNDGDFSPVSNCRFFDFTIRFSNVVFVILPSCISIILFAARLYRLRRKPDISAVSQSHRLSLVPFCRPHADAVSLVGASVFLINAILNLVVFVIIAVPSSSRLRHALDQATALPSSILLLLASGLAVPLSVAERRKTRGGSMLLPFWLLISLLFNASRIRTFNAVPAVRNSPVFTIHLVSFSCLGVLLTLENASGLPTAQHNFTHESRAGFFSRLLFVWVFPLLWSGFRSPLQLVNLQALKPEFYGQSLAHEFIAAWTGVPIEPQRPCSMSQERDFDDMKNRSDTSAEHPERERYHLEKLPSSWHDDDGMTPAYGHKIFPQRVVKRSLLSATLRAFPRSALAPMPWKLLLTACQLAQPFLVSTTLAFVQSYADSDEDQAHDTEQPVVYGWGLVGAYAFIYLGMALSEGQFWHTSSQLMAKVRGAYVEAIYRKSLNLHARVAQISGGGKAANLMSVDTERIVDAIDVIHEIWSGCITIAVGIYLLYAQLGIVFLASIVSVVICFILTPLTSRGMGTKQGNWSAFTDERVDLTTSIISDIKGAKLSAYEDVLHAKVCRARAKELSARSTLMKQVTGVITFTNSAGEMMGFFTFVTLIVVDRLSGSNQFDLNTVFTTLTIFLLIRRPLFQLGQQYASLLQARSSMERIQTFLTSEEKPDVRSAIGEDMNAGSAAPTGSDGQALRHAAIFKNASLGWAEETVLANVNIEIPAGKLTMVCGQLGQGKSTLLLALLGECDLLAGEQQLPLLATRVAYVSQDIWLQEKCSIRDNIVFATGDYNEDLYFQALRACALTEDIERLPEGDATHVDALSGGQRQRVAVARAVYSGAEAYVLDDITSALDAETAAHMWRALMGPVGLLKGKTTVMATNAIHLLHHAQLVIRIDAGKIAESGRFETLSLKGKDAMSRHSLESQRVLAPEGESALQPGSNDDHEDILTGSVGLKTYETWLNAAGRGKVVVFLVFCALTTGTLLGTPYYLQAWAQAQQEHRFRHWVAWTVGYLLLPPAAAAFLATGFWIFCVNCAESAGNRLHDAQLKAVLSAPISFFTQCTTGQVTNRFSQDLFHIDQTFVFAIINTVGVLMMLLGSLVTMIVATPYLAVLVIVMFVASWAIQRLYVPSSRQLRRLEMATKSPLYSAFAETSVPAGLATVRALQRDRALLERNTALLNVSQRPYYHLFTVRRWLQVWLLLLTTITNIALVLLAVVLRHSSHAGVLGVALVQATSLGASLNQFIVNLTEVEIAGVALERVRDFCLVEPEERSAAVEKLPNAKQEAELTIEGRVSFNKVSVSYGANLKPSLHELSFELSAGNRLGIVGRSGSGKSTVLMALFRMISMRAGTILLDGVDISQIPMKKLRSAMTIIPQTPLLLAASIRENLDPDLKCSDDEIWSALHVCHLTEFVKKQPNQLEQLLLTGDTYISTGQRQLLALARALLRKKKILVLDEATSAMDVETEKTVQAVLATKFANCTVIAVAHRIATVIAFDQIICMANGQVVESGAPHELLRARGEFWALAAEQKCVYEMKPNSKR